In the genome of Patescibacteria group bacterium, the window TTCTTTGAGATATCTTTGCAAAACTTTCAACACATCTTCCGCGCGGTCGGATGTCGGAAAAACTCTTTTTCCTCTTTCTGTTTTAAGCGGCAAGTTATGCGATTTAAAAAATTGCATTGTTTCTTCCGGACCAAAGCAAGCCAAAGATGAAAATAAAAATTTCCCGTTCGCACCGATTTTTTTTATGAATTCGCGATTGTCAGGCTGATTTTGCGTCAGATTGCATCTGCCTTTGCCGGTCATAAGCAATTTTTTTCCGAGATTGTTATTTTTTTCCAAAAGCACCACGCTGGCGCCCAATTCCGCCGCTCTTCCGGCTGCCATCATACCCGCCGGTCCGCCGCCGATAACCGCCACGTCAAATATTTCTATGGTTTCTTGCATAAATTAAAATTAATATCTTCGGGGTTTATGAAATCTATATGATCGATAATCGTCTCTGTTTTTTGGAGCGGTATTTTCCCGTCTTCTCGGCATTTCTGTTTTTTGTTGCGTTAATCCTTTTCTCATTGGAGGAAGTTCCGGAGTTTTTGAAATGGGAATATTTTTTCGAACCAAACGTTCAATGTCCCGCAATTCCCCTCTTTGATATGGAGTGGCGAATGATATGGCGTGCCCGACCGCTCCGGCTCGCGCTGTTCGGCCGATGCGATGCACGTAATCTTCGCTGTTTTCCGGCAAATCATAATTGATAACCAATTCAATGCCGACAACATCCACTCCGCGAGACGCGACATCGGTCGCAACCAATACTCTGTATTTACCGGTTTTAAATCCGGCAAGCGCTTCTCTGCGCTGGCCAAGAGATCTGTTTGAATGAATTTCATTTGCCGTATATCCCAAAGATTGAATTGATTCGTTTAATTTTTTCGCGCCGTGTTTTGTTCGCGTAAAAATAAGTACCGATCCTTTATATTGCGTTAATAATTTTTCCAATAATGGAAATTTATCTTGCTGCGGAATAATAAAAATTTCTTGCGTAACTTTTTCCACAGTCGTTCCGGTCGGCGCGACTTCAATTTGTATCGGAAGTTTCATGTACATTTTTGCCATGGTTAAAATTTCGGCCGGCATGGTGGCGGAAAAAAGCATTGTCTGTCTTTCCGGAGAAATTGCCTGAAATATGGTTTTAATTTGCGGCGCGAATCCCATATCCAACATTCGGTCAGCTTCATCCAAAACCGCGATAACTACATTATTAAGCCGAACCGTTCTTTGCTGAAGATGATCATTTAAACGGCCGGGTGTGGCGATAATAATATGAGGATTTCTATTTAAGGCGCGAATTTGCGCACCCATTGGCGCTCCGCCAATTACCACGGCTGTTCTTAATCCCACTGCTGCGCCTACTTTATATAACGCTTCATCAACTTGCAAAGCAAGTTCGCGAGTCGGCAAAACAATAAGTCCACAGCCTTTTATTTGGTTAAGCCGTTGAATCATCGGCAGTCCGAAAGCAAATGTTTTACCTGTTCCGGTTTGAGCAATACCGACCACATCTTTTCCTTCGAGAGCGGTTGGAATGGTTTTTTGCTGAATCGGAGTCGGAATAGTGATATGCAATTTTAAAAGACTGTTATAAAGCGCCGGAGCAATGCCGAGTTCGGAAAAATTTTGAACTGTACTCTGTGAATTTTGAGTCATAAAATATAATGTTTAATACGTTTAATTAATAAAATTGAAATGAATTTATTTTTTAAAAATTTTGCGATGATAAACGGAGAAAATCAGAGAAGTACATATAATTACTAAATATACAGGAAAAGCGCATGATGAAAAATTCCAAATTTTTATTGCTGCAAAACTTGTAAGCGCGTTGAATAATCCAGTAATGTAAGCAGTAACAGTTTCTGTTTCCGGATATTTCCATGATTTTACCAAAGTGGGAATTCCTGCAAATAAATCACTTGCTATTGCAAACACAATCGCGATAATCGGTTCTTTGGTTATACCCCAAAGAATAAGCGCCAATGCTGAACAAAGCCCGCAGAGATAATCAAATTTTTCCAATTTCCAATAAGAATTTTTATTTACAAAAGAAGCGATAAAAATTAATAAAGGACAAAATCCGGCCATAAAAACGGGTAAAACAGACCATCTTACTCCGCTTGAAATCGCCGCAAAGGTCGCTATTAATGGAGCAATAGACCACATCAGCCAAGTAACTTTATTCGGCTTGGTATTTCCTTTTAAAGTTTCTTTTATATAAGAAAATACTCCTGATAATTGAACCGCCGCTCCGACGAAAACTAAATATTGCAACATAATTTATTTTAACAATTTTTTATTTAAATTTAAATTTTTTACGCACGGCTAAAATCAACAAGCCGTATTTTTCAATATCTTTCTTTTTATAAAATTTATTAAGTTCTTTAGTGTTTAGTTTATACAAAACTTCGCATTCAACTTTCCTGCCCGTAATATTTTTTGTTTTATCTTTTTGCTCAACCAAAACGATAGTATCGCCTGATTTGCATTTAAAATCGGCCAATCTCACTTC includes:
- a CDS encoding NAD(P)/FAD-dependent oxidoreductase, producing MQETIEIFDVAVIGGGPAGMMAAGRAAELGASVVLLEKNNNLGKKLLMTGKGRCNLTQNQPDNREFIKKIGANGKFLFSSLACFGPEETMQFFKSHNLPLKTERGKRVFPTSDRAEDVLKVLQRYLKE
- a CDS encoding DEAD/DEAH box helicase, translating into MTQNSQSTVQNFSELGIAPALYNSLLKLHITIPTPIQQKTIPTALEGKDVVGIAQTGTGKTFAFGLPMIQRLNQIKGCGLIVLPTRELALQVDEALYKVGAAVGLRTAVVIGGAPMGAQIRALNRNPHIIIATPGRLNDHLQQRTVRLNNVVIAVLDEADRMLDMGFAPQIKTIFQAISPERQTMLFSATMPAEILTMAKMYMKLPIQIEVAPTGTTVEKVTQEIFIIPQQDKFPLLEKLLTQYKGSVLIFTRTKHGAKKLNESIQSLGYTANEIHSNRSLGQRREALAGFKTGKYRVLVATDVASRGVDVVGIELVINYDLPENSEDYVHRIGRTARAGAVGHAISFATPYQRGELRDIERLVRKNIPISKTPELPPMRKGLTQQKTEMPRRRENTAPKNRDDYRSYRFHKPRRY
- a CDS encoding DUF3850 domain-containing protein, giving the protein MKIKKNVQQKYFEAIIDGRKRFEVRLADFKCKSGDTIVLVEQKDKTKNITGRKVECEVLYKLNTKELNKFYKKKDIEKYGLLILAVRKKFKFK